In the Piscinibacter sp. XHJ-5 genome, one interval contains:
- the mreD gene encoding rod shape-determining protein MreD encodes MILPRGTDQLLLPVNPLFVWFTLLIAFAINLVPLGRNPAMPDFVALVLVFWNVHQPRRVGVGVAFLFGVMMDVHDGAVLGQHALAYTLLSFFAITIHRRLRWFTVPSQAVQILPLFGAAHAVSFIVRIVLGGMLPGWELLLAPVFEALLWPPATWLLLAPQRRAPDPDENRPL; translated from the coding sequence ATGATCCTGCCGCGCGGCACGGACCAGCTTCTGCTGCCGGTCAATCCGCTGTTCGTCTGGTTCACGCTGCTGATCGCCTTCGCGATCAACCTGGTGCCGCTGGGCCGCAACCCGGCCATGCCCGATTTCGTGGCGCTGGTCCTGGTGTTCTGGAACGTGCACCAGCCGCGCCGCGTCGGCGTCGGCGTGGCGTTCCTGTTCGGCGTGATGATGGACGTGCACGACGGCGCCGTGCTCGGCCAGCACGCACTGGCCTACACGCTGCTGAGCTTCTTCGCGATCACCATCCATCGCCGCCTGCGCTGGTTCACGGTGCCGTCACAGGCAGTGCAGATCCTGCCGCTGTTCGGGGCGGCGCACGCGGTTTCGTTCATTGTCCGCATCGTCCTCGGCGGCATGCTGCCCGGCTGGGAACTGCTGCTGGCGCCGGTGTTCGAAGCGCTGCTTTGGCCGCCGGCCACCTGGCTGCTGCTCGCACCTCAGCGCCGCGCGCCCGATCCGGACGAGAATCGACCGTTGTAG
- the mrdA gene encoding penicillin-binding protein 2, with translation MTELKNVEQELSRFRTRLLAAAAFVLFAFGLLTARLVYLQVYRHAELSTQAENNRITVVPIVPNRGLIVDRNGVVLANNYSAYTLEITPSKVEDLDATIDQIAQVIDVQPRDRKRFKRLMEESKNFESLPIRTKLTDEEVARFTAQRFRFTGVDIRARLFRHYPMGETASHLIGYIGRINTAEKEKIDESEDEANYRGTEYIGKLGVEQSYEAELHGATGFEEVETSAGGRAVRRLKSNPATPGNTVVLSIDIKLQALVEEMFGERRGALVAIDPRNGDVLAFVSKPNFDPNLFVDGIDSENWKMLNESPDKPLLNRALRGAYPPGSTYKPFMALAALSTGKRTPQQAISDPGHFWFGNHKFRDDKEGGHGMVDMYKSIVQSCDTYYYILANDMGVDAIHDFMKPLGFGQLTGIDMHGELKGVLPSTEWKRAAYRKKEMQKWYAGETISLGIGQGYNTFTMLQLAQATAIVAAGGQRYKPHLVRAVENVETRAQRKLSGEALPPLALKPEHVAVIHQAYYGVTQEGTSARSFLSAPYKSGGKTGTAQVIAIKANEKYDASKVDERHRDHALYTAFAPLDNPQIALAVIVENAGFGAGAAAPIARRVFDYMLLGLYPSPEDIAATQQAQSTAPIGKQRPAADVPAPGAPAPGPSGATIIPAAASAPRAPAVTTVAASAPTASPLIQTSVRANVP, from the coding sequence ATGACCGAACTGAAGAACGTCGAGCAGGAGCTGAGCCGCTTTCGCACGCGGCTGCTCGCGGCGGCTGCCTTCGTCCTGTTCGCGTTCGGCCTGCTGACGGCGAGGCTCGTGTATCTGCAGGTGTATCGCCATGCCGAGCTGTCCACGCAGGCCGAGAACAACCGCATCACCGTCGTGCCGATCGTGCCCAACCGCGGCCTGATCGTCGACCGCAACGGCGTCGTCCTGGCCAACAACTACTCGGCCTACACGCTGGAGATCACGCCGTCCAAGGTGGAGGACCTGGACGCGACGATCGACCAGATCGCGCAAGTCATCGACGTGCAGCCGCGCGACCGCAAGCGCTTCAAGCGGCTGATGGAAGAAAGCAAGAACTTCGAGTCGCTGCCGATCCGCACCAAGCTCACCGACGAGGAGGTGGCGCGCTTCACCGCGCAGCGCTTCCGCTTCACCGGGGTCGACATCCGCGCGCGGCTGTTCCGCCACTACCCGATGGGCGAGACGGCGAGCCACCTGATCGGCTACATCGGGCGCATCAACACCGCCGAGAAGGAAAAGATCGACGAATCGGAGGACGAGGCCAACTACCGCGGCACGGAATACATCGGCAAGCTGGGCGTCGAACAGAGCTACGAGGCCGAGCTGCACGGCGCCACGGGATTCGAGGAGGTCGAGACCAGTGCCGGCGGACGCGCCGTGCGCCGCCTCAAGAGCAATCCGGCCACGCCGGGCAACACGGTGGTGCTGTCGATCGACATCAAGCTGCAGGCGCTGGTGGAAGAGATGTTCGGCGAGCGCCGCGGTGCGCTCGTCGCCATCGACCCGCGCAACGGCGACGTGCTGGCTTTCGTCAGCAAGCCCAACTTCGATCCGAACCTGTTCGTCGACGGCATCGACAGCGAGAACTGGAAGATGCTCAACGAATCGCCGGACAAGCCGCTGCTCAACCGTGCGTTGCGCGGCGCCTATCCGCCCGGATCCACGTACAAGCCGTTCATGGCGCTGGCCGCGTTGAGTACCGGCAAACGCACGCCGCAGCAGGCGATCAGCGACCCCGGCCACTTCTGGTTCGGCAACCACAAGTTCCGTGACGACAAGGAGGGCGGCCATGGCATGGTCGACATGTACAAGTCGATCGTGCAGTCGTGCGACACGTACTACTACATCCTGGCCAACGACATGGGCGTGGACGCGATCCACGACTTCATGAAGCCGCTCGGCTTCGGGCAGCTCACCGGCATCGACATGCACGGCGAGCTCAAGGGCGTGCTGCCGTCCACCGAGTGGAAGCGTGCCGCGTACCGCAAGAAGGAGATGCAGAAGTGGTATGCCGGCGAGACGATCTCGCTCGGCATCGGCCAGGGCTACAACACCTTCACGATGCTGCAGCTCGCCCAGGCGACCGCCATCGTCGCGGCGGGCGGGCAACGCTACAAGCCGCACCTGGTGCGCGCGGTGGAGAACGTCGAGACGCGGGCGCAGCGCAAGTTGTCCGGCGAGGCGCTGCCGCCGCTGGCCCTCAAGCCCGAGCACGTGGCGGTGATCCACCAGGCCTACTACGGCGTGACGCAGGAAGGCACCTCGGCGCGTTCGTTCCTGAGCGCGCCGTACAAGAGCGGCGGCAAGACCGGCACCGCGCAGGTCATCGCGATCAAGGCCAACGAGAAGTACGACGCGAGCAAGGTCGACGAGCGCCACCGCGACCATGCGCTGTACACCGCGTTCGCGCCGCTGGACAACCCGCAGATCGCGCTGGCGGTCATCGTCGAGAACGCCGGCTTCGGCGCCGGCGCTGCGGCACCGATCGCGCGCCGCGTGTTCGACTACATGCTCCTCGGCCTGTATCCCAGCCCGGAGGACATCGCGGCCACGCAGCAGGCGCAGTCCACCGCGCCGATCGGCAAGCAGCGCCCCGCAGCCGATGTGCCGGCGCCGGGCGCGCCCGCGCCGGGACCCAGTGGCGCGACGATCATCCCGGCCGCCGCGTCGGCGCCGCGTGCGCCGGCCGTCACGACGGTCGCCGCTTCGGCGCCGACGGCTTCGCCCCTCATCCAGACCAGCGTGCGCGCCAACGTGCCATGA
- the mreC gene encoding rod shape-determining protein MreC — translation MATPLGTLDRTPPPFFRQGPSALTKLTLCSALAIFLMVADTRFKLTHPLRTMVATVLHPVERVLRVPVDAWNAVGDYAMGLQNALTSEAAARAALAQQAERAARVEQLLYENNRLRALLGLRSALTVRSQPAEVLYEASDPFSRKVVIDRGTTQGVALASPVINDAGVLGQVTRVYPLSSEVTLLTDKDAAIPVLNTRNQLRSAAFGTAGAAMELRFMAGNADVQVGDQLHTSGVDGVYPPGLPVAKVLSVDRKVDTGFARVQLAPAALPDGVRHVLVLEPLSLQMPPRPEPTADEVKPAAKARKGAKK, via the coding sequence ATGGCCACGCCGCTCGGCACCCTCGACCGGACCCCGCCGCCGTTTTTCCGGCAGGGCCCGTCGGCGCTGACCAAGCTCACGCTGTGCTCCGCGCTGGCGATCTTCCTGATGGTGGCCGACACGCGCTTCAAGCTGACGCACCCGCTGCGCACCATGGTCGCCACGGTGCTGCACCCGGTCGAGCGCGTGCTGCGCGTGCCGGTCGACGCCTGGAACGCCGTTGGCGACTACGCCATGGGCCTGCAGAACGCGCTCACTTCCGAGGCGGCAGCCCGCGCGGCGCTGGCCCAGCAGGCTGAACGCGCCGCGCGAGTCGAGCAGCTGCTGTACGAGAACAACCGCCTGCGGGCGCTCCTGGGACTGCGGTCGGCGCTGACGGTGCGTTCGCAGCCGGCCGAGGTGCTGTACGAGGCCTCCGATCCGTTCTCGCGCAAGGTCGTCATCGACCGTGGCACCACCCAGGGCGTGGCCCTGGCCTCGCCGGTCATCAACGACGCCGGCGTGCTCGGCCAGGTGACACGCGTCTATCCGCTGTCGTCCGAGGTGACGCTGCTGACCGACAAGGACGCCGCCATCCCGGTGCTCAACACCCGCAACCAGCTGCGCAGCGCCGCCTTCGGCACCGCCGGCGCGGCCATGGAGCTGCGCTTCATGGCCGGCAATGCCGATGTCCAGGTGGGCGATCAGCTGCACACGTCGGGGGTGGACGGCGTGTACCCGCCGGGCCTGCCGGTCGCCAAGGTGCTGAGCGTCGACCGCAAGGTCGACACCGGATTCGCACGCGTGCAGCTCGCACCGGCGGCGCTGCCGGACGGCGTGCGGCACGTGCTGGTGCTGGAGCCGCTCAGCCTGCAGATGCCGCCCCGCCCCGAGCCGACCGCTGACGAGGTGAAGCCGGCCGCGAAAGCGAGGAAGGGAGCGAAGAAATGA
- the rodA gene encoding rod shape-determining protein RodA produces MSAIFEKPSLLQRVRPIFTGFDGPLIIAMLWLAAFGLVTMYSAGYDHGTRFVDHGRNMLLALGILFIVAQISPQRLMALAVPLYAVGVALLVATAVMGITKKGATRWLNVGVVIQPSEILKIAMPLMLAWWFQRREGQMRAPDFAVALLLLAVPVGLIVKQPDLGTAILVFSAGLYVIFFAGLSWRLIVPVLLVGAIAISAIVVSSDRICEPDVKWPLLRDYQKHRVCTLLDPTTDPLGKGFHIIQGMIAIGSGGIEGKGFMKGTQTHLEFIPERTTDFIFAAFAEEFGLMGVAGLLIGFIFLILRGLMIAAEAPTVFSRLLAGAITLSFFTYAFVNMGMVSGILPVVGIPLPFISYGGTAMVTLGLGLGILMSIAKNRRLVQT; encoded by the coding sequence ATGAGCGCGATCTTCGAGAAGCCGTCCCTGCTGCAGCGCGTGCGGCCCATCTTCACCGGCTTCGACGGGCCCCTGATCATCGCCATGCTGTGGCTGGCCGCCTTCGGCCTGGTGACCATGTATTCGGCCGGCTACGACCACGGCACCCGCTTCGTCGACCACGGCCGCAACATGCTGCTGGCCCTGGGCATCCTGTTCATCGTCGCGCAGATCTCGCCGCAGCGGCTGATGGCGCTCGCCGTGCCGCTGTACGCCGTCGGCGTCGCGCTGCTGGTGGCGACGGCAGTGATGGGCATCACGAAGAAGGGCGCCACCCGCTGGCTCAACGTCGGCGTCGTCATCCAGCCGAGCGAGATCCTCAAGATCGCCATGCCGCTGATGCTCGCCTGGTGGTTCCAGCGCCGCGAAGGCCAGATGCGCGCGCCGGACTTCGCCGTCGCGCTGCTGCTGTTGGCCGTGCCCGTCGGCCTGATCGTGAAGCAGCCCGATCTCGGCACCGCGATCCTCGTCTTCTCCGCGGGGCTGTACGTGATCTTCTTCGCCGGGCTGTCGTGGCGGCTCATCGTCCCCGTGCTGCTGGTCGGCGCCATCGCGATCAGCGCGATCGTCGTCTCGAGCGATCGCATCTGCGAGCCGGACGTCAAGTGGCCGCTGTTGCGCGACTACCAGAAACACCGCGTTTGCACCCTGCTCGATCCGACGACCGATCCGCTTGGCAAGGGCTTCCACATCATCCAGGGGATGATCGCGATCGGCTCCGGCGGCATCGAGGGCAAGGGCTTCATGAAGGGCACGCAGACGCACCTCGAGTTCATCCCCGAGCGCACCACCGACTTCATCTTCGCCGCCTTCGCCGAGGAGTTCGGCCTGATGGGCGTGGCCGGACTCCTCATCGGCTTCATCTTCCTCATCCTGCGCGGCCTGATGATCGCGGCCGAAGCGCCGACGGTGTTCTCGCGCCTGCTGGCCGGCGCGATCACGCTCAGCTTCTTCACCTACGCCTTCGTCAACATGGGCATGGTGAGCGGCATCCTGCCGGTGGTGGGCATCCCGCTGCCATTCATCAGTTACGGTGGCACCGCGATGGTCACGCTGGGTCTGGGTCTCGGCATCCTGATGTCGATCGCGAAGAACCGGCGCCTGGTGCAGACGTGA